In bacterium, one genomic interval encodes:
- a CDS encoding PD40 domain-containing protein — MSSTRVRVLSFVLLLLALAFAAFGQITLRTETASVGRLDLVVHPFTPDGDAAFIGELPAQLSELIKGDLIYSGYFNLIDPEDLPPDTSIEVKRVGSKFDTLMTFSGSTAARIRGSVALGWDQARASIAIYQPPLRDPVHQSEFSFKGDKARDAAHEIAAWITRMLTGEEGAFTSQIAFVVKTGQNKDLWLMDWDGANARSLTRDQTLNMSPTWSPDGKSLYFTSFRNGDADIYRYDLAGDRVRPFVQTPRTDSAPSVSPDGQWVAYGSSESGNFEIYRVRPDGSEKTQLTFSGRDDTSPSWSSTSRELVFTSDRTGQPQIYIMDFDGVNVRRLTYDGVYNETARWSPRGDLIAWCSRESDLYPKFQIFTVLPNGGRERRLTEGGNKFDCSWSSDGMKIVYTASQDGRTSIWTMNWDGSGARQLTFGLEASQPQWGPAVPFSSP; from the coding sequence TTGTCGTCAACCCGAGTACGCGTTCTTAGTTTCGTCCTGCTGCTCTTGGCTTTGGCCTTTGCCGCGTTCGGTCAGATTACGCTGCGCACAGAAACCGCTTCCGTCGGCCGCCTCGATCTGGTCGTACATCCCTTCACCCCCGACGGCGATGCGGCCTTTATCGGCGAACTGCCCGCGCAGCTCTCCGAGCTGATCAAAGGTGATCTGATCTACTCGGGTTACTTCAATCTCATTGATCCCGAAGACCTGCCGCCTGATACTTCCATTGAGGTCAAGCGCGTTGGCAGTAAGTTCGACACGCTGATGACCTTCAGCGGCTCGACCGCCGCGCGCATTCGCGGTTCCGTCGCCCTGGGTTGGGACCAGGCCCGCGCCTCGATTGCGATCTACCAACCGCCGCTGCGCGACCCCGTGCATCAGTCGGAGTTCTCCTTCAAGGGCGATAAGGCGCGCGACGCCGCCCACGAAATCGCCGCGTGGATTACCCGCATGCTGACCGGCGAAGAGGGCGCTTTCACCTCCCAGATCGCCTTCGTCGTTAAGACCGGACAAAACAAAGACCTGTGGCTCATGGACTGGGACGGCGCCAATGCACGCAGTCTCACGCGCGATCAAACGCTCAACATGTCGCCCACGTGGTCGCCCGACGGCAAATCGCTCTACTTCACGTCGTTCCGCAACGGCGATGCTGACATCTATCGTTATGATCTGGCCGGCGACCGGGTCCGCCCTTTCGTGCAGACTCCGCGCACTGACAGCGCCCCCAGCGTTTCTCCTGACGGACAATGGGTGGCCTACGGTTCGAGCGAGTCGGGGAATTTTGAAATCTATCGCGTGCGTCCGGACGGATCGGAAAAAACGCAATTGACCTTCAGCGGCCGCGACGATACGTCGCCCTCGTGGTCATCTACGTCACGTGAATTGGTCTTCACCTCCGACCGCACCGGTCAGCCGCAAATCTACATCATGGATTTCGACGGCGTCAATGTGCGCCGCTTGACCTACGACGGCGTCTACAACGAAACCGCCCGCTGGTCCCCGCGCGGAGATCTCATCGCTTGGTGCAGCCGCGAAAGTGATCTTTATCCCAAGTTTCAAATCTTCACCGTGCTCCCTAACGGCGGACGCGAACGGCGCCTGACCGAAGGCGGCAACAAGTTCGACTGCTCGTGGTCGAGTGACGGCATGAAGATTGTCTACACCGCGTCCCAGGACGGACGCACCTCAATCTGGACCATGAACTGGGACGGCAGCGGCGCGCGCCAACTCACATTCGGTCTGGAAGCTTCGCAGCCTCAATGGGGACCCGCTGTTCCTTTTTCATCACCATAA
- a CDS encoding 4-hydroxy-3-methylbut-2-enyl diphosphate reductase — protein sequence MSMKVLVDPRAGFCGGVRRVVKMAEKVMGDTGLPLVSLGDIIHNEVEIARLEKSGLSSIDHTGMAQPSGPRQVLIRAHGEPPETYLKAKELGVELIDGTCPVVTRSQNIARKHYEAGEQVVIIGKPYHPETIGIKGHCDNKAFVVYEREDCKQLDPDRKVFILAQTTVSKEWFEERIAWIKEYAHNVEVQVENTLCRFVVGRDRDLEEFATQVDVIVMVGGTKSSNTKALYGVCKRMNDRAHLIVDENDMDYAWFRDGDTIGVTGSASTPHWLLEKVRDLIGERTGADVLRDTSDWESQQQQRELEDMEKDDCNCN from the coding sequence ATGAGCATGAAAGTTCTCGTGGACCCGCGTGCGGGCTTTTGCGGCGGCGTGCGCCGCGTCGTCAAGATGGCCGAAAAAGTCATGGGTGACACGGGCTTGCCGCTGGTGTCGCTGGGCGACATCATTCACAACGAAGTGGAAATCGCGCGACTCGAAAAAAGCGGCTTGTCCTCGATTGACCATACCGGCATGGCGCAACCGAGCGGGCCGCGCCAGGTGCTGATCCGGGCGCATGGCGAGCCGCCCGAAACGTATTTGAAGGCCAAAGAGCTTGGCGTCGAGCTGATTGACGGCACCTGCCCCGTCGTGACGCGCTCGCAGAACATTGCGCGCAAACACTACGAAGCGGGCGAGCAGGTCGTCATCATCGGCAAACCCTATCATCCCGAGACCATTGGCATCAAGGGGCATTGCGACAACAAGGCGTTCGTCGTCTATGAACGCGAGGACTGCAAGCAGCTTGACCCCGATCGGAAAGTATTCATTCTCGCGCAGACCACGGTGTCCAAAGAGTGGTTTGAAGAGCGCATCGCTTGGATCAAAGAGTACGCGCACAACGTCGAAGTGCAGGTCGAGAACACGCTCTGCCGGTTCGTCGTGGGCCGCGACCGCGATCTCGAAGAGTTCGCGACGCAGGTGGATGTCATTGTCATGGTGGGTGGCACCAAGAGTTCCAACACCAAGGCCCTCTACGGCGTCTGTAAACGCATGAACGACCGCGCCCACCTTATCGTGGACGAAAACGACATGGACTACGCGTGGTTCCGCGACGGTGACACCATCGGGGTTACAGGCTCAGCTTCAACGCCGCATTGGCTGCTCGAAAAAGTCCGCGATTTGATCGGCGAGCGCACCGGAGCGGACGTGCTGCGCGACACGTCCGACTGGGAGTCGCAGCAGCAGCAGCGTGAACTCGAAGACATGGAAAAGGACGACTGCAATTGTAATTGA
- a CDS encoding 1-deoxy-D-xylulose-5-phosphate synthase has translation MSISREEYPLLAKVDSPEDLRKLSLDELDLVCAELRRYLWDTINAVGGHLAASLGVVELTAALHYVYQTPQDRIVWDVGHQGYIHKILTGRRDQLPTIRRKGGLSGFLKRSESEYDIFGAGHASTALSAAYGLAVARDLKSEKHSVVSVIGDGGMTGGLAFEALNNAGHSGRDYTIILNDNRMSISPNVGAVPKFLAKMETNPLLGKIKDELWEMMGKSPVGKDTMRSMAGRFEASLKTLVSPGMLFEEFGFQYFGPFDGHNVREMVEILKNIKAHHKHPAIVHFLTRKGKGYDVAEADSVTWHAVKAPAKVEPKIDAKNEPETEAYMNIFGKAMIQEAQRDKRVCVITAAMKEGTGLVEFAQECSEQFFDVGIAEGHAVTFAAGLAAEGMKPVVAVYSTFLQRAYDHILHDCATQHLPVLFCMDRGGLVGEDGPTHHGCYDLGYLTTIPGMVVAAPRWSRVAQPDSHRPALARWPIRHSLSARQGARPSRLGRKSRSDQGWKLGGSPRRPPRCGTRLRHDGRGRAQSHRRRGV, from the coding sequence ATGAGTATCTCGCGCGAAGAGTATCCCCTGCTCGCTAAAGTGGATTCTCCCGAAGACCTGCGCAAACTCAGTCTCGATGAACTCGACCTGGTCTGCGCCGAATTGCGCCGCTATCTGTGGGACACGATCAACGCCGTCGGAGGCCATCTGGCCGCATCGCTCGGCGTCGTGGAACTCACCGCCGCACTGCACTACGTCTATCAGACGCCGCAGGATCGTATCGTCTGGGACGTCGGTCATCAGGGTTACATTCACAAAATCCTTACGGGCCGCCGCGATCAATTGCCCACCATTCGCCGCAAGGGCGGACTCTCGGGCTTTCTGAAACGCAGCGAAAGCGAGTACGATATCTTCGGCGCAGGACACGCCTCGACCGCGCTCTCCGCAGCCTACGGTTTGGCCGTGGCGCGTGATCTCAAAAGCGAAAAACACAGTGTCGTCTCCGTCATCGGCGACGGCGGCATGACCGGCGGTTTGGCCTTCGAAGCGCTCAACAACGCCGGGCACTCGGGCCGGGATTACACGATCATTCTGAACGACAACCGCATGTCCATTTCGCCCAACGTCGGCGCGGTGCCGAAGTTTCTGGCCAAGATGGAAACCAATCCGCTGCTCGGCAAGATCAAAGACGAGCTGTGGGAGATGATGGGCAAGTCGCCCGTCGGCAAAGACACCATGCGGAGCATGGCTGGCCGCTTCGAAGCCTCGCTCAAGACGCTCGTTTCGCCCGGTATGCTCTTTGAAGAATTCGGCTTTCAGTACTTCGGGCCGTTCGACGGCCACAATGTGCGCGAGATGGTTGAGATTCTGAAGAACATCAAGGCGCATCACAAGCATCCCGCGATTGTGCACTTCCTTACGCGAAAGGGCAAAGGTTACGACGTCGCCGAAGCCGATTCCGTCACATGGCATGCCGTCAAGGCTCCCGCGAAAGTCGAGCCGAAAATCGACGCCAAGAACGAGCCGGAAACTGAAGCCTACATGAACATCTTCGGCAAAGCGATGATTCAGGAAGCGCAACGTGACAAGCGTGTGTGCGTCATCACCGCAGCCATGAAAGAAGGCACTGGCTTAGTTGAGTTCGCGCAAGAGTGCTCTGAACAGTTCTTCGACGTCGGTATCGCCGAAGGACACGCCGTTACCTTCGCCGCGGGACTGGCCGCCGAAGGTATGAAACCCGTCGTCGCCGTCTATTCAACCTTCTTACAGCGCGCCTACGATCACATCCTGCACGACTGTGCGACGCAGCATCTGCCCGTGCTGTTCTGTATGGATCGCGGAGGTCTGGTCGGCGAAGACGGCCCTACGCATCACGGCTGTTATGACCTGGGCTATCTCACCACGATTCCCGGCATGGTCGTCGCCGCGCCGCGATGGTCAAGAGTTGCGCAACCTGATTCACACCGGCCTGCATTGGCCCGATGGCCCATTCGGCATTCGCTATCCGCGCGACAAGGCGCCCGACCATCTCGACTGGGAAGAAAATCCCGGTCTGATCAAGGTTGGAAGTTGGGAGGTTCTCCGCGAAGGCCGCCGCGTTGCGGTACTCGCCTGCGGCACGATGGTCGAGGCCGCGCGCAAAGTCATCGCCGCCGAGGAGTTTAA
- a CDS encoding N-acetylmuramoyl-L-alanine amidase, with translation MKITQHKLVGANCSHKLSPNHGANFAAARLDTIVIHYTAGPTLSSAVDSFLNPERKASAHLVVSRDPEDGAAVKIVQMVPFDTVAWHAGPSKWKSRTGLNKFAIGIEIVNAGLLVRAGEKFQAWFGRLYPVSEVIEAVHRNETTPRFWHRYTEKQISTVFDLCDLLIQTYPITTIVGHEEISPGRKVDPGPAFPLDKLRERLIIRNRGENR, from the coding sequence ATGAAGATCACGCAGCACAAACTCGTTGGCGCAAATTGCAGCCACAAACTCTCGCCTAACCACGGCGCGAACTTCGCTGCGGCGCGACTGGACACGATTGTCATTCACTACACCGCCGGACCGACGCTCTCGTCGGCGGTGGATAGCTTCCTGAACCCGGAGCGCAAGGCCAGCGCGCATCTGGTCGTCAGCCGCGATCCCGAAGATGGTGCGGCCGTCAAAATTGTGCAAATGGTCCCATTCGATACCGTCGCGTGGCACGCCGGGCCGAGCAAATGGAAATCGCGCACAGGACTAAACAAGTTCGCCATCGGTATCGAGATCGTGAACGCCGGACTTCTGGTGCGAGCGGGTGAAAAATTTCAGGCGTGGTTCGGCAGACTCTATCCCGTCTCGGAAGTGATTGAGGCGGTGCACCGCAACGAGACAACACCGCGCTTCTGGCACCGCTATACCGAGAAACAGATCAGCACGGTCTTCGACCTGTGCGACCTGTTGATACAGACCTATCCGATCACAACGATTGTCGGCCACGAAGAAATTTCTCCGGGCCGCAAGGTTGATCCCGGCCCGGCCTTTCCCTTGGATAAGCTGCGTGAGCGGCTTATCATTCGCAACCGCGGTGAGAATAGATGA
- a CDS encoding biopolymer transporter ExbD: MGVGAGSIPQEHRGGHKRKLVKVNYQPLADINITALVDVTLVLLIIFMVAAPMLKNSVDVAVPQASTAESTSDEGITVTIKKDGSILIDQTKVDDSSFDMAFEQTYGSSKEPVFLQADAEVPYQKVLHVIDVLRQVGVTDLGLIADPMQSRTGRRQ; this comes from the coding sequence ATGGGCGTCGGCGCAGGCAGCATTCCGCAGGAACATCGCGGCGGTCACAAACGCAAGCTGGTGAAGGTCAACTACCAGCCGCTGGCCGATATCAACATCACCGCGCTCGTGGACGTCACGCTCGTTCTGCTGATCATCTTCATGGTCGCCGCGCCGATGCTGAAGAATTCCGTGGATGTGGCCGTGCCGCAGGCTTCCACCGCCGAATCCACCAGCGATGAAGGTATCACCGTCACCATTAAGAAAGACGGCTCGATCCTGATTGACCAGACAAAAGTGGACGATTCGAGCTTTGATATGGCCTTCGAGCAAACGTACGGCAGCTCCAAAGAACCTGTCTTCCTGCAAGCCGATGCGGAAGTGCCCTATCAGAAAGTGCTTCATGTCATTGACGTGCTGCGGCAGGTCGGCGTGACCGATCTCGGATTGATCGCCGATCCGATGCAGTCGCGCACGGGCCGCCGGCAATAG
- a CDS encoding MotA/TolQ/ExbB proton channel family protein yields MTTGTESIWQLLAAASPFAKFILMILLVMSLLSWTVILDKFIMWWRVRNDSKGFAGYNWKQFEPRSLFSDARRYGQSFSARAYMYAHRELFERGTPDDLDGELVIREYSRAAVHFLNRAERFLPFLATCSAAAPFLGLLGTVWGIISAFQRIGIWGNASIAVVAPGIAEALVATALGLFVAIPALIAYNFFSNWLRKEAEKAEAFGEDLAFAVDRQLVKRNAVTGRPAVA; encoded by the coding sequence ATGACCACGGGCACTGAGAGTATCTGGCAATTACTGGCAGCGGCATCGCCGTTCGCCAAATTCATTCTCATGATCCTGCTGGTCATGTCATTGCTGTCGTGGACCGTCATCCTCGACAAGTTCATCATGTGGTGGAGGGTCCGCAATGATTCAAAAGGCTTTGCGGGCTACAATTGGAAGCAGTTTGAACCACGCTCGCTGTTCTCCGATGCACGCCGCTACGGCCAGTCATTTTCCGCCCGCGCCTATATGTACGCGCATCGCGAGCTGTTTGAACGCGGCACGCCAGACGATCTGGACGGCGAACTGGTTATCCGCGAGTATTCCCGCGCCGCTGTGCATTTCCTGAATCGCGCCGAGCGTTTCCTGCCCTTCCTCGCGACCTGCTCCGCTGCCGCTCCGTTTTTGGGACTTTTGGGTACCGTCTGGGGCATTATCTCGGCCTTCCAGCGCATCGGAATCTGGGGCAACGCCTCTATAGCGGTCGTCGCGCCGGGTATAGCGGAAGCCCTTGTGGCCACCGCTTTGGGCCTGTTCGTAGCCATTCCCGCGCTGATTGCCTATAACTTCTTTTCCAACTGGCTGCGCAAAGAGGCTGAAAAGGCCGAGGCCTTCGGGGAGGACTTGGCCTTCGCCGTGGATCGTCAGCTCGTCAAACGCAACGCGGTCACCGGTCGTCCGGCGGTCGCCTGA
- the lipA gene encoding lipoyl synthase → MQALPILTDTTPASPRKPEWLKIKIGHTKQFHGVRDLLHGQKLFTVCEEAACPNMAECWSRGTATIMIMGDVCTRSCGFCNVKTGKPLPLDPHEPRRVAEALREFALKYIVITSVDRDELDDCGAGHIAETIRQCKELSPSTRLEVLVPDFKGKPECVKTVCEAAPAVYAHNMETVARLHLQVRPQAKYWRSLDTLARAKRHGMVVKSGIMVGLGESPHEVKQVMRDLADVGCDLLTIGQYMQPSRRHLPVIEYVHPEQFLAYKEQGQALGLKHVESGPLVRSSYKAETQEELLRQGTLAVA, encoded by the coding sequence ATGCAAGCCTTACCCATACTGACCGATACGACTCCCGCGTCGCCGCGCAAGCCGGAGTGGCTGAAGATCAAAATCGGCCACACCAAACAGTTTCACGGCGTGCGCGATTTGCTGCACGGACAAAAGCTCTTCACCGTGTGCGAAGAGGCTGCCTGCCCGAACATGGCCGAGTGCTGGTCGCGCGGCACGGCCACGATCATGATTATGGGCGACGTCTGCACCCGCTCGTGCGGCTTCTGCAATGTCAAAACCGGCAAGCCGCTGCCGCTCGATCCGCACGAGCCGCGCCGCGTCGCCGAAGCGTTGCGTGAATTCGCTCTGAAATACATCGTTATCACGTCCGTGGACCGCGACGAGCTCGACGACTGCGGAGCCGGACACATCGCGGAAACCATCCGCCAGTGCAAGGAGTTATCTCCCTCTACACGGCTGGAAGTGCTCGTCCCCGATTTCAAAGGCAAGCCTGAGTGCGTCAAGACCGTCTGTGAAGCCGCGCCCGCCGTGTACGCGCACAACATGGAAACGGTCGCCCGCCTGCACTTGCAAGTGCGCCCGCAGGCCAAGTATTGGCGCTCGCTCGACACGCTGGCCCGCGCCAAGCGTCACGGCATGGTCGTCAAGTCCGGTATCATGGTCGGTTTGGGCGAATCGCCGCACGAAGTGAAACAGGTCATGCGCGATCTGGCCGACGTTGGCTGTGACCTGCTGACCATCGGGCAGTACATGCAGCCCTCGCGCCGGCATCTGCCCGTGATCGAGTACGTTCATCCCGAGCAGTTTCTGGCCTACAAAGAGCAGGGCCAGGCGCTCGGTCTCAAACACGTTGAGAGCGGCCCGCTCGTCAGATCGAGCTACAAAGCCGAAACGCAGGAAGAGCTGCTGCGGCAGGGCACGCTGGCTGTCGCGTGA
- the erpA gene encoding iron-sulfur cluster insertion protein ErpA gives MITLSGTAHTKVKTIMDSEQKSDWNLRMGVRGGGCSGMNYVLGFDNQVSEDDQVFEQDGIKLVCDMKSYLYLNGTEIDYEDGLNGSGFVFKNPNAKRSCGCGQSFSS, from the coding sequence ATGATCACACTGTCCGGTACGGCCCACACGAAGGTCAAGACCATCATGGATTCGGAGCAGAAGAGCGACTGGAATTTGCGCATGGGCGTGCGCGGCGGCGGCTGCAGCGGCATGAACTACGTCCTCGGGTTCGACAACCAGGTCTCGGAAGACGATCAGGTCTTTGAGCAGGACGGCATTAAGCTCGTCTGCGACATGAAGAGCTATCTCTACCTCAACGGCACCGAGATTGACTACGAAGACGGTCTCAATGGTTCGGGCTTCGTCTTCAAGAACCCCAATGCCAAGCGCTCCTGCGGTTGCGGCCAGAGCTTCTCGTCCTGA
- a CDS encoding TonB family protein: protein MRKSFIGSLALHLLFVIVMIVVGYAKTDVPRPLPEVTKVKLIRPKPVPVQQVKPSDEFKVPETQKPLESPKPKKTKEKKPEKKVEETKDKKPRSTEPVPKELKGEAGTLKLQQTGFDYDFYLALIQSKIERNFRPPPGVRGEIMATIGFVILRDGTVSAITMVQSSNNLLIDQAAERAVRAAGKFPPLPAQYEQGQLGINFEFVVNPSTRS, encoded by the coding sequence ATGCGTAAGTCGTTCATCGGCTCTTTGGCGCTGCACCTGCTGTTCGTGATTGTCATGATCGTCGTCGGCTACGCAAAAACCGACGTGCCGCGCCCGCTGCCGGAAGTCACCAAGGTCAAGCTGATTCGTCCCAAGCCCGTTCCGGTGCAGCAGGTCAAACCGTCCGACGAGTTCAAGGTCCCCGAGACCCAAAAGCCGCTCGAATCTCCCAAGCCCAAAAAGACGAAGGAGAAGAAGCCCGAGAAGAAGGTCGAGGAGACGAAGGACAAGAAGCCGCGCTCGACTGAACCGGTGCCCAAGGAACTTAAGGGCGAGGCGGGCACGCTGAAACTCCAGCAGACGGGTTTCGACTACGATTTTTATCTCGCGCTCATTCAATCCAAAATCGAGCGCAACTTCCGTCCGCCGCCGGGCGTGCGCGGAGAAATCATGGCCACCATTGGTTTCGTGATCTTGCGGGACGGCACGGTCTCCGCCATTACCATGGTGCAATCCTCCAATAATCTTCTGATTGATCAGGCAGCCGAGCGCGCCGTGCGCGCTGCGGGAAAATTCCCGCCGCTGCCCGCGCAATATGAGCAGGGACAACTGGGAATCAATTTTGAGTTTGTCGTCAACCCGAGTACGCGTTCTTAG
- a CDS encoding exo-alpha-sialidase, with the protein MFRLSVLLFFVTALYAAERPFVPRSSVVSFGPELSRSPWNALDDAGPNARMNQDTFGRRQNEITMAAWILDPRVVMGGSNDYRNGDASGGFYVSTDGGSSFGDVLVTRGPAGVFEAAGDPVAAIDRNGRLYATHISFDRTTDDGGLYSQTSDDFGQTWSGPLPIAEHIDEPGADFEDKPYTCCDVSPVSPFVNTHYVTWTRFQAAGGSPIFVSHTTGGEPPYSTPVRVSESDACQFSCPATGPNGEVYAVFIDYWTARIKFDKSLDGGNTGHRCHRLADVGPLGTGQSLRHVPHACLSDDRLRQYRGPRHGWIYVCWVTFNGTDPDVMISHSTDGGTTWSAAARVDDGPVGTWQWWQWLAVHPKAAMSASAGWTAATTPTAVSICHMPAYPPTALLSPPSFPLDRAE; encoded by the coding sequence ATGTTCCGCTTGAGTGTACTATTGTTCTTTGTGACTGCTTTGTATGCCGCTGAGAGGCCGTTTGTGCCGCGCTCGAGTGTGGTCTCCTTCGGCCCCGAACTGAGTCGTAGTCCGTGGAATGCGCTTGATGATGCCGGCCCGAACGCGCGCATGAATCAGGATACGTTCGGCCGCCGCCAAAACGAGATTACTATGGCCGCCTGGATACTCGATCCGCGCGTGGTCATGGGCGGTTCCAACGACTATCGCAATGGCGACGCCTCGGGCGGATTCTATGTGAGTACTGATGGCGGCTCTTCCTTTGGCGACGTGCTGGTGACGCGCGGACCCGCCGGAGTCTTCGAAGCCGCGGGCGATCCGGTCGCGGCCATTGATCGCAACGGACGACTCTATGCGACTCACATTTCCTTTGATCGTACGACCGATGACGGCGGTCTGTACTCGCAGACCTCCGATGACTTCGGTCAGACGTGGTCCGGCCCGCTCCCGATTGCCGAGCACATTGACGAGCCCGGCGCGGATTTCGAAGACAAGCCCTACACGTGCTGCGATGTTTCGCCCGTATCGCCCTTTGTGAATACGCACTACGTCACGTGGACACGCTTTCAAGCTGCGGGCGGATCGCCCATTTTCGTTTCGCACACAACCGGCGGCGAACCGCCGTATTCGACGCCCGTGCGGGTCTCGGAATCAGACGCCTGCCAATTTTCCTGTCCGGCCACTGGACCGAATGGCGAAGTTTACGCCGTGTTCATTGACTACTGGACGGCGCGCATCAAGTTTGACAAGTCGCTCGATGGCGGTAACACGGGGCACCGATGTCACCGTCTCGCAGATGTGGGACCTTTGGGGACAGGCCAATCCCTGCGGCACGTTCCGCACGCCTGCCTATCCGATGATCGCCTGCGACAATACCGGGGCCCGCGTCATGGCTGGATCTACGTGTGCTGGGTGACGTTTAACGGCACCGATCCCGACGTGATGATTTCCCATTCGACCGACGGTGGCACAACGTGGAGCGCGGCGGCCCGTGTGGATGACGGCCCGGTCGGTACATGGCAGTGGTGGCAATGGCTTGCGGTACATCCGAAAGCGGCGATGTCGGCGTCGGCTGGCTGGACCGCCGCGACGACCCCAACGGCTGTCTCTATCTGCCATATGCCAGCGTATCCACCGACGGCGTTACTTTCGCCCCCCAGCTTTCCGCTCGACCGTGCAGAGTAA
- a CDS encoding DUF2480 family protein: MELIRFPLEDLLGDGIVRESDYRQALNGLDLAPYSNQAVMIPWIHGRELPIWVYLMAVAHLTPVAGGLSFGEPCSPVVLTQKRRTDGPTE, from the coding sequence TTGGAACTTATCAGATTTCCCCTCGAAGATCTGCTCGGCGACGGCATCGTCCGCGAGTCCGACTACCGCCAAGCCTTGAACGGTCTCGATCTGGCCCCGTACAGCAATCAGGCCGTCATGATTCCATGGATTCATGGCCGCGAACTGCCGATTTGGGTCTATCTCATGGCCGTTGCCCACCTGACACCCGTCGCCGGCGGACTGTCCTTTGGCGAACCTTGCAGTCCCGTTGTGCTGACCCAGAAACGCCGCACAGACGGCCCGACAGAGTGA